From a single Lolium rigidum isolate FL_2022 chromosome 7, APGP_CSIRO_Lrig_0.1, whole genome shotgun sequence genomic region:
- the LOC124673120 gene encoding aspartyl protease family protein 1-like: protein MTPQLLRALLPVLLFAGVAGGTSGGRGQWTRAPSLEFHHRFSAPVRRWADARGHQLPGGWPAPGGAAYVAALAGHDRHRVLSAAADHPPPLTFSEGNATLKVSNLGFLHYALVTVGTPGHTFMVALDTGSDLFWLPCQCDGCTPPASGTSGAASLYIPSLSSTSQGVPCNSDFCGLRKECSGTSSCPYKMVYVSADTSSSGFLVEDVLYLSTEDTRPQILKAQITFGCGQVQTGSFLDAAAPNGLFGLGVDMISVPSILAQKGLTTNSFSMCFGRDGIGRISFGDQGSSDQQETPLDINQKHPTYAITITGISVGNNAMDLEFSTIFDTGTSFTYLADPAYTDITESFHSQVQANRHAADSRIPFEYCYDLSSNEARIQTPGISLRTLGGSLFPAIDPGQVISIQQHEYVYCLAIVKSTKLNIIGQNFMTGIRVVFDRERKILGWKKFNCYDTDSSNPLSINSRNSSGSTPENYSPEKTKNPAGVTQLRPLSSSPHVMWHSNSLLLMFLFLNFLVF from the exons ATGACGCCCCAgctcctccgcgcgctgctccCGGTCCTGCTCTTCGCCGGCGTCGCGGGCGGTACCAGCGGCGGCAGAGGCCAATGGACCAGGGCGCCGTCGCTGGAGTTCCACCACCGGTTCTCCGCGCCCGTGCGGCGGTGGGCGGACGCCCGCGGGCACCAGCTCCCCGGCGGCTGGCCGGCGCCCGGCGGGGCCGCGtacgtcgccgccctcgccgggcACGACCGCCACCGCGTGCTGTCGGCCGCCGCAGATCACCCTCCGCCTCTCACCTTCTCCGAGGGGAACGCCACGCTGAAGGTCAGCAACCTCGGATT CTTGCACTATGCTCTTGTCACGGTGGGCACGCCGGGCCACACTTTCATGGTGGCGCTGGACACCGGCAGCGACCTCTTCTGGCTTCCTTGCCAGTGCGACGGCTGCACGCCGCCGGCCTCGGGCACTTCCGGAGCA GCTTCTTTGTACATTCCTAGCTTGTCATCAACAAGCCAAGGAGTTCCTTGCAACAGTGACTTTTGTGGTCTTAGAAAAGAATGTTCTGGAACATCAAGTTGTCCATACAAGATGGTGTATGTCTCTGCGGACACATCATCTTCCGGATTTCTCGTGGAGGACGTGCTTTACCTATCAACAGAGGATACCCGCCCTCAAATTCTCAAGGCACAAATAACGTTTGG ATGCGGACAGGTTCAGACAGGGTCATTTCTGGATGCTGCTGCTCCAAATGGTCTTTTTGGACTTGGGGTAGACATGATATCAGTTCCTAGCATTCTTGCACAGAAAGGTCTTACAACTAATTCCTTCTCAATGTGTTTTGGCCGTGATGGTATTGGGAGGATCAGTTTCGGAGACCAAGGCAGCTCGGACCAACAGGAGACACCACTCGATATCAACCAGAAACA CCCTACGTATGCCATCACTATCACTGGGATTTCTGTTGGAAATAATGCAATGGATTTGGAGTTTAGTACAATTTTTGACACAGGGACATCCTTCACATACTTGGCAGATCCAGCATATACAGATATAACAGAGAGT TTCCATAGTCAAGTTCAAGCAAatcgccatgccgctgactcaAGAATTCCTTTTGAATATTGTTATGATCTAAG CTCTAATGAGGCAAGGATCCAAACTCCTGGTATTAGTCTTAGAACTCTTGGTGGAAGTCTGTTCCCTGCTATTGATCCAGGGCAGGTTATCTCTATTCAG CAACATGAGTATGTCTATTGCTTGGCGATTGTCAAGAGCACAAAACTAAATATAATTGGAC AAAATTTCATGACCGGTATTCGTGTTGTGTTCGACCGAGAAAGGAAAATACTTGGTTGGAAGAAATTCAACT GTTATGACACTGATAGTTCAAACCCTCTCTCCATCAACTCACGGAATTCATCAGGTTCAACACCTGAGAATTACTCTCCTGAGAAGACAAAAAACCCTGCCGGCGTTACCCAGTTGAGGCCCCTTAGCAGCTCCCCTCATGTAATGTGGCATAGTAATAGTTTACTCCTGATGTTTCTGTTCCTCAACTTTCTGGTCTTCTAA